A single window of Vigna unguiculata cultivar IT97K-499-35 chromosome 1, ASM411807v1, whole genome shotgun sequence DNA harbors:
- the LOC114195923 gene encoding metal tolerance protein 10-like, translating to MEENGGGSRRREPLLVAAEEEVAKGSWKLNLKEFRLPSQTDDHQPKQSFTLQSLLCKPRKQRKVAEYYKQQERLLEGFSEMETMTETGGFPGALSEDEMKQLAKSERMAVHVSNICNLVLFAAKVYASIASRSLAVIASTMDSLLDLLSGFILWFTAHAMKNPNQYHYPIGKKRMQPVGIIVFASVMATLGLQILIESARELISKSKPDMDPTKLHWMIGIMVGVTIVKFILMVFCRRFKNEIVRAYAQDHFFDVITNSVGLVAAVLAVKFYWWIDPTGAIIIALYTINTWARTVIENVWSLIGRTAPPDFLAKLTYLIWNHHEQIKHIDTVRAYTFGAHYFVEVDIVLPEDMVLHLAHNIGETLQEKLEQLPEVERAFVHIDFEFTHRPEHKTMV from the exons ATGGAGGAGAATGGTGGAGGATCCCGCCGGAGGGAACCGCTTCTGGTGGCGGCGGAGGAAGAGGTTGCAAAAGGTTCGTGGAAACTTAATTTGAAAGAGTTTCGTTTGCCAAGCCAAACAGATGACCATCAACCCAAACAATCCTTCACTCTTCAGAGTCTTCTTTGTAAACCAA GGAAGCAACGGAAAGTGGCAGAATATTACAAGCAGCAGGAGAGACTCCTTGAAGGATTTAGTGAGATGGAGACTATGACTGAAACGGGTGGTTTCCCTGGAGCTCTCTCTGAG GATGAAATGAAGCAACTAGCAAAGAGTGAGAGGATGGCGGTTCATGTCTCAAATATCTGTAACTTGGTGCTGTTTGCAGCAAAGGTTTACGCCTCAATTGCGAGCAGATCATTGGCAGTCATTGCCTCAACCATGGATTCTCTCTTGGATCTCTTGTCAGGGTTCATACTGTGGTTTACTGCTCATGCCATGAAAAACCCAAACCAATATCACTATCCAATTGGAAAGAAACGCATGCAACCAGTG GGTatcattgtttttgcatcagtGATGGCAACCTTGGGGTTGCAGATTTTGATTGAATCTGCCCGGGAACTTATTTCCAAG TCTAAGCCTGACATGGATCCAACAAAACTCCATTGGATGATAGGGATTATGGTGGGTGTGACTATAGTGAAGTTCATTCTTATGGTCTTCTGCCGAagatttaaaaatgaaatcGTTAGGGCTTATGCACAAGATCACTTCTTTGATGTCATTACTAATTCTGTCGGATTAGTTGCGGCTGTTCTAGCAGTTAAGTTCTACTGGTGGATTGATCCAACAGGAGCTATTATT ATAGCATTGTATACAATTAACACATGGGCCAGAACAGTGATTGAGAATGTTTGGTCACTCATTGGAAGGACAGCACCACCTGATTTTCTTGCCAAGTTAACTTACCTCATATGGAATCACCATGAGCAGATCAAGCACATAGATACTGTTAGAGCATACACCTTTGGTGCACATTACTTTGTGGAAGTTGACATTGTCTTGCCAGAAGACATGGTTCTCCATCTAGCACACAACATTGGTGAGACACTCCAAGAGAAGTTAGAGCAACTCCCAGAGGTTGAGAGGGCTTTTGTGCACATAGATTTTGAGTTCACTCACAGGCCAGAGCACAAGACCATGGTGTGA